Proteins from a genomic interval of Gopherus evgoodei ecotype Sinaloan lineage chromosome 7, rGopEvg1_v1.p, whole genome shotgun sequence:
- the HRH1 gene encoding histamine H1 receptor produces the protein MCETKNSTEAHPIPLGVALGSISLITVIMNILVLYAVKVERKLHTVGNLYIVSLSVADLIVGAAVMPLNIMYLLKHRWVLGRPACQFWLSMDYVASTASIFNLFILCLDRYRSVQQPLKYLKYRTKSRALVMISGAWLISFLWIIPILGWRTFTNGRERQVEEGTCETEFSTVTWFKVLTAIVNFYVPSFLMLWFYAKIYKAVRKHCQHRELINGSFRSFSESKSIHRGKVQEKQTICHQKPNKDINTGLSKGSSVDPCCNVNLYFPQSKSMGAKLELSSFDKPPKALITEGDSKVVKLSCFPLAIAKTQLGPDKVGMKYVPVKKGSCSQAPELSDTSDEHTFIEGASCKNDSDLTLIPAASSAEANTNKDSAGLSYLKSTWWRLRTQSMQGVHVNRERKAAKQLGFIMAAFMVCWIPYFVLFMVIACCQSCCNYSLHMFTIWLGYVNSTLNPFIYPLCNENFKKTFKKIFHIHS, from the coding sequence ATGTGTGAAACAAAGAACTCAACAGAGGCTCACCCAATCCCGCTAGGGGTGGCCCTGGGGAGCATCTCACTGATTACAGTCATCATGAATATTTTGGTCCTATATGCAGTGAAAGTAGAAAGAAAGCTGCATACAGTTGGGAACCTGTACATTGTCAGCCTATCAGTTGCGGATCTTATAGTTGGTGCAGCTGTTATGCCACTGAACATTATGTACCTACTGAAGCACAGATGGGTACTGGGCAGACCAGCCTGTCAATTCTGGCTCTCAATGGATTATGTAGCCTCCACAGCCTCCATCTTCAACCTTTTTATATTGTGCCTAGATCGTTACCGTTCAGTTCAGCAGCCACTCAAGTATCTCAAGTACCGGACCAAAAGTAGAGCTTTGGTGATGATTTCTGGAGCTTGGCTGATTTCTTTTCTGTGGATCATACCGATTCTAGGCTGGCGTACTTTTACCAATGGTAGGGAACGGCAAGTGGAAGAAGGGACCTGTGAAACAGAGTTCTCCACAGTCACCTGGTTTAAAGTGTTGACGGCTATTGTCAACTTCTATGTCCCATCTTTCCTGATGTTATGGTTCTATGCAAAAATATACAAGGCTGTCCGGAAACACTGTCAGCACCGAGAGCTAATCAATGGATCGTTTCGGTCTTTCTCAGAAAGCAAAAGTATACATCGTGGTAAGGTGCAGGAAAAGCAAACCATTTGCCATCAAAAGCCAAATAAAGATATAAACACGGGTCTTTCAAAAGGAAGCTCTGTAGACCCTTGCTGCAATGTAAATCTCTACTTCCCTCAGTCCAAAAGTATGGGGGCAAAGCTTGAACTCAGCAGCTTTGACAAACCCCCAAAGGCTCTCATTACAGAAGGTGACAGCAAGGTAGTAAAACTGAGCTGTTTTCCCCTTGCCATTGCCAAGACTCAGCTAGGACCAGATAAAGTGGGAATGAAGTATGTGCCTGTCAAGAAGGGGTCTTGCTCACAGGCTCCAGAGTTAAGTGACACATCAGATGAACACACTTTCATTGAGGGGGCCTCCTGTAAAAATGACTCCGATCTCACCCTGATCCCAGCAGCTTCTAGTGCTGAGGCAAACACTAACAAAGACTCTGCAGGCCTCAGTTACCTGAAGAGCACCTGGTGGAGACTGCGCACCCAGTCTATGCAAGGGGTGCATGTAAACAGGGAGAGGAAAGCAGCCAAGCAGCTGGGTTTTATAATGGCAGCCTTTATGGTGTGCTGGATTCCCTATTTTGTGCTGTTTATGGTAATAGCCTGTTGTCAAAGCTGTTGCAACTACAGTTTACATATGTTCACTATTTGGCTTGGTTATGTGAACTCCACTTTAAATCCATTCATATATCCCCTCTGTAATGAGAACTTCAAGAAGACATTCAAAAAGATCTTTCATATTCACTCATAA